CACTCACCGGATTCAAGTGGATCTCCCGCGCCCCCGGGCTCGTCTTCGGCTTCGAGGAGGCGCTCGGCTACCTGGTGAACCCCGGGACGGTGCGCGACAAGGACGGCATCTCGGCCGCCGTCGCGTTCCTCTCGTTGGCCGCCGAGCTGAAGGCGGAGGGCCGCACCGTCGCCGACCACCTCGACGAGTTCGTCGAGCGGTTCGGATGCTTCGCCTCGACGCAGGTCTCGCTGCGCGTCACCGACCTCTCGCGCATCGGCGCCATCATGGCGCGGCTCCGCGCCGAGCCGCCCGCCACGGTGGGCGGCATCCGCGTCGAGCGCATCGAGGACCTCGCCGACGGCTTCGGCGCGCTCCCGCCCTCCGACGTGCTGCGGATCGTGCTCGAGGGCGGTGCCCGCGTCATGGTGCGGCCGAGCGGCACCGAGCCCAAGCTCAAGGTCTACATCGATGCCGTGGGCGCCGAGGGCTCGGTCGACGAGCGCCGCGCCGCGGCATCCGCCGCCGTCGAGGCCCTCGAGGCCGGGATGCGTCAACTCACGGCCTGACCGGCCGCGGTGCGCTGGTGAGCCGAGCCGGTCGGCTCAGCCCAGCGAGGCCTCGAGCTTCGCGCCGATCTCCTCGACGTCGAAGTAGTTCACGACCTCGACGACCTCCGCGAAGCTGCGGCCGATGGCCTGCCGGACCGCGGCGGCGAGCTCGGTCGAGGTGATGATCACCTGGGCGTCGGCTGCGGCATCCGCGATGCCGGCGAGGTCGCTGGCGCTGACATCGGCGCTGAGGCCGAGGCGATCGAGGGCGCGCTCGGCGTTGACCTTCAGGATCGCCGATGTGCCCACGCCCGCGCCGCAGACCGCGACGATCCTCATATGCCGACGCCCTCGACCGGGCTCGCCTCGACGCCGAGCAGGCTGCGCACCTCGTCGGCGGTCGTCGCGCGGGCGATGCGGCCGACGATGCCGCTGTCGTTGAACGCGTTCGCGAGCCGGGCGACGGATGCCACGTGCTCCTCGGCGTTCGAGACGGCGAGCCCGACGACCACGCGCACGGGATCGTTGTGCGGATGCCCGAACGGCACCGCCTCGGCGAGCGTGACGACCGCGAGGCCCTCGCGCCGCACGTCGGGGCCCGGACGGGCGTGCGCCAGGGCGAGGCCCGGGGCGATGACCACGTAGGCGCCGAACTCCTCGATGACCGCGATCATTCGGTCGGCGTACTCCGACCGCGTCGCTCCCGATCGGGTGAGCGCCTGGCCGGCCTCGCGCACGGCGGCGCGCCAGTCGTCGACTGTGGCGCCGAGCACCACGGCAGTGTCGGGCAGCGAGGGGATAGTGGTCATTGGGGGTCCGTTCAGGGCGCGTGGGGTCGCGGCGAGGCCTCGTGGCGCCGGTCAGGCTTCGTCGAAGCCGTCCTGGATGAGCTCGGCGAGCTCCTCGCGGTCGTCGAGCGGGAGGAAGGCGGATGCCGCGGCGTTGAGCTGGAAGGTCTCGAAGTCGTCGAGGTCGTACCCGAAGGCGTCGCTGAGCAGCGAGAGCTCGCGCGTCAGTGAGGTGCCGCTCTGGAGGCGGTTGTCGGTGTTGACCGTGACGCGGAACCCGAGCTGGTAGAGGAGGTCGAACGGGTGATCCACGAGCTCGTCCCCCCACGCCGCGATCGCGCCGGTCTGCAGGTTCGACGAGGGGCTGGTCTCGAGGGCGATCTCGCGGTCGCGTACCCACTGCGCGATGGGCCCGAGCGAGACATAGGTGTTCTCGTCGTCCTGCCGCTCGATGGTGAGGTCTTCGGCGATCCGCACCCCGTGGCCGAGACGCAGGGCACGACCGTCGAAGAGCGCGCTGCGGATGGACTCGAGCCCGTCGGCCTCGCCGGCGTGCACGGTGACCGGGAAGAACTGGGAGGCGAGGAAGTCGAAGGCGGTGCGGTGACGTGCGGGGAGGAACCCGGCCTCGGCGCCCGCGATGTCGAATCCGACCACGCCGCGGTCGCGGTGACGCACGGCGAGCTCCGCGATCTCGAGCCCGCGATCGGCGTGTCGCATCGCGGTGACCAGCTGCCCGGCCCGGATGGCCTGCCCCTGGTGCCGGGCATCGTCGATTCCCTGCTCGATGCCCTCCTGCACGGCCTCGACGGCCTCATCGAGGCTGAGCCCGCGCGCCAGGTGCTGTTCAGGCGCCCAGCGGATCTCGCCGTAGATCACGCCGTCGGCCGCCAGGTCTTGCACGAACTCGCGCGCCACGCGCTGCAGGCCCGCGCGGGTCTGCATGACGGCGGTCGTCAGATCGAACGTCTTGAGGTACTCCACGAGCGAGCCGGAGTTCGACTGCTCGGCGAACCATGCCGCGAGCGCCTCGCCGTCGGACGCCGGCACCTCGAGTCCGATCTCGTCGGCGAGCTCCAGGAGCGACTGCGGGCGCAGGCCTCCGTCGAGGTGGTCGTGCAGCGACACCTTCGGCAGTGCCTGTATGTTCGTGCCGTCGCCCTCGAGGCGGTACTCCGTCGGAATCGTGTTCACGTGTCCACGATAGCGGCGCCCCGCCCGCGAAGTCTCGGCAATCTCGAAGCTCGTGGACTAGCGGTCTCGCCCGATCCGATCCGCGATGAGCGGGCCGCCGTCTTCGACGGTCTCACCCGCATCGCCGATGCGATAGGCGCCCTGCACCGCTTCGAGCGCGCGACCGAACCGGGCCGGCTCGTCGGCGTGCAGCGTGAACAGGGGCTCGCCGGCACGCACCGCGTCGCCCGGCTTCGCATGCAGCTCGACGCCGGCCGCGTGGTGCACCGGATCCTCCTTGCGCGCCCGCCCGGCGCCGAGGCGCCACGCGGCGATGCCGAAGGGCAGGGCCTCCTGCTTCACGAGCACTCCGTCCCGGTCGGCGGTGACCACGTGCTGCTCCCGAGCCACCGGCAGCGGCGCGTCGGGATCGCCGCCCTGCGCGGCGATCGCCCGTCGCCAGGTGTCCATGGCCCGGCCGTCGTCGAGGGCCGCCTCGACGTCGGCGTCGTGGACGCCGGCGAGCTCGAGCATCTCTCGGGCCAGGGCGACCGTGAGCTCCCGCACGTCGGCGGGTCCGCCGCCGGCGAGCACCTCCACGGATTCGCGAACCTCGTTCGCATTGCCGATCGTGAGGCCGAGCGGCACGTTCATGTTCGTGATGAGCGCCGACGTCGCGACACCGGCATCCTCGCCGAGCTCGACCATCGTGCGGGCCAGCTCGCGCGAGCGTTCGATGTCCTGGAGGAAGGCGCCTGACCCGAACTTCACGTCGAGGACGAGCGCCCCCGTGCCCTCGGCGATCTTCTTCGACATGATCGACGACGCGATGAGCGGGATCGCCTCGACGGTGCCCGTGATGTCGCGCAGCGCGTAGAGCTTCTTGTCGGCCGGCGCGAGCCCCGATCCGGCGGCGCAGATGACCCCGCCGACGTCGCGGAGCTGGGTGAACATCTCGTCGTTCGTGAGGTCGGCCCGCCACCCGGGGATCGACTCGAGCTTGTCGAGGGTGCCACCCGTGTGGCCCAGCCCACGGCCGGAGAGCTGCGGCACGGCGACCCCGAAGGTCGCGACGAGCGGCATGAGCGGCAGGGTGATCTTGTCGCCCACGCCACCGGTCGAGTGCTTGTCGGTCGTCGGCTTGCCGAGACCCGAGAAGTCCATGCGCTCGCCCGACGCGATCATGGCCATGGTCATGTCGCGGATCTCGCGACGGGACATCCCGTTGAGGAAGATCGCCATCGTCATCGCCGACATCTGCTCGTCGGCGACGTAGCCCCGCGTGTAGGCGTCGATCAGCCAGTCGATCTCGGCGGTGTCGAGCTCGTGGCCGTCGCGCTTCGCGCGGATGAGGTCGACCGCGTCGAACGCCTCGACGGCGCTCATGCGGACGCCCCCTTGAACTCCGCGAGCTGGCGGGGACCGAACGCGTCGGGCAGCACCTCGTCGATCGTCTTCACGCCCGACACCGTCTCGAGAAGCATGCCCTCGGCGGAGTGCTCGTAGAGGAGCTGCCGGCAGCGACCGCACGGCATCAGCGTGTTGCCGTGCCCGTCGACGCACGAGAACGCGACGAGCTTGCCGCCGCCCGACATGACGAGCGCCGAGACGAGCGAGCACTCGGCGCAGAGCGTCACGCCGTACGAGGCGTTCTCCACGTTGCATCCGCTCACGATCCGGCCGTCGTCGACGATCGCGGCGGCCCCGACCGGGAACTCCGAGTACGGCACGTAGGCCTTGGCCATGGCCTCGCGCGCGCGGTCGCGCAGCGAGGCCCAGTCGATCGCATCCGTTGCGGTCATGGTGCTCCCCCGTTCAGGATCGGCCTTCGGTGAGATGACGGATGCCGCGGCCAGGCGGCATCCGCTCAGGACTTGATGTACGGCTTGCCGGCCGCAGCGGGGCCCCGTACCTTGCCGACCAGCCCTGCCACGGCGAAGATCGTGACCACGTAGGGCAGCATGAGCATGAACTCGCTCGGGACCGGCGACCCGATGACCGAGAGCGTGTTCTGCAGGTTCGAGGCGAACCCGAACAGCAGCGCCGCCAGGGTCGCCTTGATGGGGTCCCACTGGCCGAAGATCACGGCGGCGAGGGCGATGAAGCCCGCGCCCGCGGTCATCTCCTTGTTGAAGGCGATGCCCGAGCCGATGGTGAAGAACGTGCCGCCGAGGCCGGCGATGGCGCCGGCGAGGGCGACGTTCCAGAACCGGGTGCGGTTCACCTTGATGCCCACGGTGTCGGCCGCCTGCGGGTGCTCGCCGACCGCGCGGAGGCGAAGGCCCCACTTGGTGTGGAACAGCCCGAAGTACACGAGCGCCACCGCGATGTACATGAGGTAGACGACGAGGGTCTGGCGGAAGAGCACCGGCCCGATGATCGGGATCTCGCTCAGCACGGGGATCGGCAGGCGCTCGAAGCGGGGCGGCGTGTTGAGCTGGGCCGCGTTGGGCGCGAGGACCTGGGAGAAGAAGAAGCTTGTGAGGCCGACGACGAGCACGTTGAGCACCACACCGACGATGACCTGGTCGACGAAGTACTTGATCGCGAACGCCGCGAGCACCATGCCGACGAGCATGCCGGCCACCATGGCCGCGATGAGCCCGAGGATCGGCTGGCCCGTGATCGACGCCACCACCGCCGCCGTGAACGCGCCGGCGAGCAGCTGTCCCTCGATCGCGATGTTGATGACGCCCACCCGCTCGCCGAGGACGCCGGCCAGGGAACCGTAGATGAGCGGCACCGCGAGGCTCAGCGAGCCGAACAGCAGCCCGATCACGGGGATCGCCGCACCGGACGCCGCCCACGTCAGGAAGCCGAACATGAACAGGATCGCGAAGACCACGACGACCCAGATCGGCACGCGGCGCTTCGACGCCACGAGCCTGGCCGAGTAGGCGGTGGCGAGCGCGAGCAGCACGATGGTGATCCAGAGGGTCGGCATCGTGGGCACGGTGATCTCGGGGAGCTGGATCATGTCGGACTGGGTCGACAGGCGGAAGGTCGTCTCGCCGTCCTGTGGCGCGAAGACCGCGAGGGCGATCGCGAGGAGCGTGAAGATCGCGAACGCGATCGGCGCCTTCCAGCTCGTGACGACGGTCGTGTCGAGCGCGACGACCTGCGGCGCGGGAGCGGGGTGCTGCACGGCGGTGCTCACTTCGCCTTCACCTCCTGCGTGACGTTCGGGACGGGCCTGCGCTTCGGCGAAGCCGGATCGGGCAGGCGGAAGATCGTGCGCACGAGCGGCGGAGCCGCGAT
This DNA window, taken from Agromyces sp. 3263, encodes the following:
- a CDS encoding PTS sugar transporter subunit IIB; this translates as MRIVAVCGAGVGTSAILKVNAERALDRLGLSADVSASDLAGIADAAADAQVIITSTELAAAVRQAIGRSFAEVVEVVNYFDVEEIGAKLEASLG
- a CDS encoding cytidine deaminase, translated to MTATDAIDWASLRDRAREAMAKAYVPYSEFPVGAAAIVDDGRIVSGCNVENASYGVTLCAECSLVSALVMSGGGKLVAFSCVDGHGNTLMPCGRCRQLLYEHSAEGMLLETVSGVKTIDEVLPDAFGPRQLAEFKGASA
- a CDS encoding PTS sugar transporter subunit IIA; the encoded protein is MTTIPSLPDTAVVLGATVDDWRAAVREAGQALTRSGATRSEYADRMIAVIEEFGAYVVIAPGLALAHARPGPDVRREGLAVVTLAEAVPFGHPHNDPVRVVVGLAVSNAEEHVASVARLANAFNDSGIVGRIARATTADEVRSLLGVEASPVEGVGI
- a CDS encoding adenosine deaminase; this encodes MPTEYRLEGDGTNIQALPKVSLHDHLDGGLRPQSLLELADEIGLEVPASDGEALAAWFAEQSNSGSLVEYLKTFDLTTAVMQTRAGLQRVAREFVQDLAADGVIYGEIRWAPEQHLARGLSLDEAVEAVQEGIEQGIDDARHQGQAIRAGQLVTAMRHADRGLEIAELAVRHRDRGVVGFDIAGAEAGFLPARHRTAFDFLASQFFPVTVHAGEADGLESIRSALFDGRALRLGHGVRIAEDLTIERQDDENTYVSLGPIAQWVRDREIALETSPSSNLQTGAIAAWGDELVDHPFDLLYQLGFRVTVNTDNRLQSGTSLTRELSLLSDAFGYDLDDFETFQLNAAASAFLPLDDREELAELIQDGFDEA
- a CDS encoding ABC transporter permease, producing the protein MSTAVQHPAPAPQVVALDTTVVTSWKAPIAFAIFTLLAIALAVFAPQDGETTFRLSTQSDMIQLPEITVPTMPTLWITIVLLALATAYSARLVASKRRVPIWVVVVFAILFMFGFLTWAASGAAIPVIGLLFGSLSLAVPLIYGSLAGVLGERVGVINIAIEGQLLAGAFTAAVVASITGQPILGLIAAMVAGMLVGMVLAAFAIKYFVDQVIVGVVLNVLVVGLTSFFFSQVLAPNAAQLNTPPRFERLPIPVLSEIPIIGPVLFRQTLVVYLMYIAVALVYFGLFHTKWGLRLRAVGEHPQAADTVGIKVNRTRFWNVALAGAIAGLGGTFFTIGSGIAFNKEMTAGAGFIALAAVIFGQWDPIKATLAALLFGFASNLQNTLSVIGSPVPSEFMLMLPYVVTIFAVAGLVGKVRGPAAAGKPYIKS
- a CDS encoding thymidine phosphorylase, whose product is MSAVEAFDAVDLIRAKRDGHELDTAEIDWLIDAYTRGYVADEQMSAMTMAIFLNGMSRREIRDMTMAMIASGERMDFSGLGKPTTDKHSTGGVGDKITLPLMPLVATFGVAVPQLSGRGLGHTGGTLDKLESIPGWRADLTNDEMFTQLRDVGGVICAAGSGLAPADKKLYALRDITGTVEAIPLIASSIMSKKIAEGTGALVLDVKFGSGAFLQDIERSRELARTMVELGEDAGVATSALITNMNVPLGLTIGNANEVRESVEVLAGGGPADVRELTVALAREMLELAGVHDADVEAALDDGRAMDTWRRAIAAQGGDPDAPLPVAREQHVVTADRDGVLVKQEALPFGIAAWRLGAGRARKEDPVHHAAGVELHAKPGDAVRAGEPLFTLHADEPARFGRALEAVQGAYRIGDAGETVEDGGPLIADRIGRDR